A stretch of the Bacteroidia bacterium genome encodes the following:
- the lipB gene encoding lipoyl(octanoyl) transferase LipB, with protein sequence MKPAVQYRDLGLIDYAGAWKYQEELFASITGTKVSNRDREADLITLPENYLLLCEHPHVFTLGKSGDISHLKTDEEELKRLNATFFRTNRGGDITYHGPGQIVGYPLLDLDQFFTDIHRYLRGIEEVIIRALADHGINAARFPGYTGVWIEPESPVRARKICAIGVRTSRWVTMHGWALNVNTDLSWFNRIIPCGISDKAVTSMNRELGMHVEQEEVKQSILRHFGDVFSCEINRLHQ encoded by the coding sequence ATGAAACCTGCCGTTCAGTATCGCGACCTTGGGCTCATAGATTATGCCGGGGCCTGGAAATACCAGGAGGAATTGTTTGCTTCCATAACCGGAACAAAAGTAAGTAACCGCGACCGGGAAGCGGATCTCATCACCCTTCCTGAAAATTACCTCCTGCTCTGTGAACATCCTCATGTTTTTACGTTAGGAAAGAGCGGTGATATTTCCCACCTGAAAACAGATGAAGAAGAATTGAAAAGGCTAAATGCCACCTTTTTCAGAACCAACCGCGGAGGAGACATCACCTATCATGGTCCCGGGCAAATCGTGGGATATCCTCTACTCGATCTCGACCAGTTTTTTACAGATATCCACCGCTACCTGCGCGGAATCGAAGAAGTGATCATACGAGCCCTTGCCGATCACGGGATCAATGCCGCCCGGTTTCCCGGCTATACCGGAGTGTGGATAGAACCTGAATCTCCCGTTCGCGCGCGAAAGATCTGCGCTATCGGTGTGCGCACCAGCCGTTGGGTAACCATGCACGGCTGGGCCCTGAACGTGAATACCGATCTGAGCTGGTTCAACCGCATTATTCCCTGCGGTATCAGCGATAAAGCCGTTACTTCCATGAACCGGGAGCTGGGAATGCACGTAGAACAGGAAGAGGTGAAACAAAGTATACTCCGCCATTTCGGAGATGTATTTTCCTGCGAAATCAACCGGTTACATCAATGA
- the recJ gene encoding single-stranded-DNA-specific exonuclease RecJ, with amino-acid sequence MTEKRWNELSVTDQALVEELSSALHISPLIARLLVLRNIRNTAQAELFFHPSLDHLHDPFLMKDMEQAVRRVESAVEKEEKIMVYGDYDVDGTTAVALIYTFLKTFYPEVIFYIPDRYGEGYGISFRGIDVAKESGVTLIIALDCGIKSVDKIAYASEMGIDFIICDHHLPGESIPAAVAVLDPKQPGCRYPYKELSGCGIGFKLACAIARHRNIPPEDLEEYLDLVVVSIAADIVPITGENRVLAHFGLKQINAAPRVGFRVLKEMAGLKRPFSINDIVFVIAPRINAAGRIDSGNRAVELLLTSDPVKAREVAEIINRNNITRREHDSDTTQQALAILKSDPEHQNKKTTVVHGKGWHKGVVGIVASRLTDTYYRPTIVLTEHEGLLTGSARSVKGFDVHAAIDRCGHLLEQYGGHMAAAGLSLQPGKLNAFREAFEEAVASTILPHQLVPELDVDAAISLQEINEDLFRLLQQFQPFGPGNLSPVFMSSGVADTGFGKVVGTNHLRLTLHHPHAPSSRFGSIGFGMGEKIRIAANRKLFDVLYCIEENEYNGNVSLQLNLKDIR; translated from the coding sequence ATGACAGAAAAACGATGGAATGAACTGAGTGTGACGGATCAGGCCCTGGTGGAAGAATTGTCGTCTGCCCTGCATATATCCCCCCTGATTGCGCGGCTCCTGGTGCTCAGAAACATACGCAACACGGCCCAGGCTGAACTTTTCTTTCATCCCTCTCTCGATCACCTGCATGATCCGTTTTTAATGAAGGACATGGAGCAAGCGGTGCGGCGGGTGGAAAGCGCTGTAGAAAAGGAAGAAAAGATCATGGTCTACGGTGATTATGACGTAGACGGAACTACTGCCGTTGCGCTTATATATACTTTTCTTAAAACATTTTACCCTGAGGTAATCTTTTATATTCCGGACCGATACGGAGAAGGGTACGGCATTTCCTTCAGGGGTATTGATGTGGCGAAGGAGAGCGGAGTGACGCTGATCATTGCCCTCGACTGTGGGATTAAATCGGTTGATAAGATTGCCTACGCTTCGGAAATGGGTATCGACTTTATCATTTGTGATCATCACTTGCCGGGAGAATCCATTCCGGCAGCGGTCGCTGTGCTCGATCCCAAACAACCCGGGTGCAGGTACCCGTATAAAGAACTTTCCGGTTGTGGTATAGGTTTCAAGCTTGCCTGTGCCATTGCCCGGCACCGTAACATTCCGCCGGAGGATCTGGAAGAGTATCTTGACCTGGTAGTGGTGAGCATCGCGGCCGATATTGTTCCCATAACGGGAGAAAACAGGGTACTCGCCCATTTCGGGCTCAAACAAATCAACGCCGCACCCCGGGTTGGCTTCCGGGTGCTGAAAGAAATGGCGGGGCTTAAACGTCCGTTCAGCATCAACGATATTGTTTTTGTTATTGCACCACGCATTAACGCAGCCGGCAGAATAGATTCCGGCAATCGTGCCGTTGAACTTCTTCTGACCAGCGATCCGGTAAAGGCCCGGGAAGTAGCAGAGATCATCAACCGCAATAACATTACAAGAAGAGAACATGATTCAGATACCACCCAACAGGCCCTGGCCATTTTAAAATCAGATCCTGAGCATCAAAACAAAAAAACAACCGTGGTACACGGAAAAGGATGGCACAAGGGTGTTGTGGGCATTGTAGCCAGCCGGCTTACCGATACCTACTACCGCCCCACCATTGTATTGACCGAACATGAAGGATTGCTCACCGGATCTGCACGATCCGTGAAAGGATTTGATGTACACGCGGCCATTGACCGTTGCGGACATTTGCTTGAGCAGTACGGAGGTCATATGGCTGCTGCAGGACTTTCCCTGCAACCCGGAAAACTGAACGCATTTCGGGAGGCATTCGAAGAGGCTGTTGCTTCTACCATTCTTCCGCACCAGCTTGTTCCTGAACTGGACGTGGATGCTGCAATCTCCCTGCAGGAAATCAATGAAGATCTCTTCCGTTTGCTTCAGCAATTTCAGCCATTCGGGCCGGGTAACTTATCTCCCGTTTTTATGAGCTCCGGAGTGGCTGACACCGGATTTGGTAAAGTAGTGGGTACGAATCATCTCAGGCTTACGCTTCACCATCCACACGCTCCCTCTTCCCGGTTTGGAAGCATAGGATTCGGGATGGGAGAAAAGATCCGCATTGCCGCCAACCGGAAACTGTTTGATGTGCTATATTGCATCGAAGAAAACGAATACAACGGAAATGTAAGCCTGCAGCTGAATCTGAAGGATATCAGGTGA
- a CDS encoding LacI family DNA-binding transcriptional regulator, protein MNQKKVSLKDVAEVLGVSKTLVSLVLNNKGDQQGISPETQRRVREMVVQMNYHPNLVARGLRTGKSNILGMVVADISNVFYSKIVRAVEDKAALHGYHLMVCSSDEDPEREAELIRLLKDRQQVNGIIVATTQQKPEIFSRFKKEQFPFVLIDRYLPRFECTQVLVDNVEGALSMTEHLITTGYSRIALLTISPSHLSSIRDRVTGYKEALKKHGIRFDPRLVREIPFDDIRNSMKKELKDLLSRSVKADAVFLLNNNLALSCLETIRELDLKIPQDIALASFDDVEAFQLCYPPVTAVAQPLSEIGEKAVGLLIEQIMRPETVQPRSEVLKTSLVIRKSCGSHLK, encoded by the coding sequence ATGAATCAGAAAAAAGTTTCGCTGAAGGATGTAGCAGAGGTCCTGGGAGTGTCTAAAACACTGGTATCCCTGGTGCTGAATAATAAGGGCGATCAGCAGGGAATCAGCCCTGAAACACAGCGGCGGGTGAGGGAGATGGTGGTGCAGATGAATTATCATCCCAATCTGGTAGCACGGGGATTGCGTACAGGAAAGTCAAACATTTTGGGAATGGTGGTGGCGGATATCTCCAACGTATTCTATTCTAAGATCGTTCGCGCGGTGGAAGATAAGGCGGCTCTGCACGGGTATCATCTCATGGTTTGTTCTTCCGACGAAGATCCGGAGAGAGAAGCGGAGTTGATCCGGCTGCTCAAAGACCGGCAGCAGGTGAACGGGATTATTGTGGCCACTACGCAGCAGAAGCCGGAGATTTTTTCCCGGTTCAAAAAGGAGCAGTTCCCCTTCGTACTTATTGATCGTTACCTGCCCCGGTTTGAGTGTACCCAGGTGCTCGTGGATAATGTTGAGGGTGCTTTAAGCATGACGGAACACCTTATCACTACGGGATATTCACGCATTGCGCTGCTCACCATTTCTCCTTCCCACCTGAGTTCTATCCGTGACCGGGTTACAGGATACAAGGAAGCGCTGAAGAAACACGGCATCCGGTTCGATCCCCGTCTCGTACGCGAGATCCCCTTCGACGATATCCGGAACAGCATGAAAAAGGAACTGAAGGATCTTCTTTCAAGGTCGGTAAAGGCCGACGCGGTTTTTCTGCTGAATAACAATCTTGCGCTTTCCTGCCTGGAGACCATCCGTGAACTGGATCTGAAAATACCTCAGGACATTGCCCTGGCAAGTTTCGATGATGTGGAAGCCTTTCAGCTTTGCTATCCCCCCGTTACGGCCGTGGCACAGCCCCTTTCAGAGATCGGGGAAAAAGCCGTTGGCCTGCTTATTGAACAAATCATGCGTCCGGAAACCGTACAGCCTCGGAGCGAAGTTCTGAAAACGAGTCTGGTGATCCGTAAATCCTGCGGCAGTCACCTTAAATAG
- the lysS gene encoding lysine--tRNA ligase: MTMEHLSEQELVRREKLKEIREMGIDPYPPEMFEVNATAGDILMNFERDASSYQTISIAGRIMSVRDMGKAAFAVLQDHSGRIQIYIRRDDIAPGEDKRPYDILWKKCTDIGDIVGITGFVFKTKVGEISVHVTSLKMLSKSLKPLPIVKTDADGKAHDAVEDPEFRYRQRYADLIINPHVKETFTRRSVMIRTIRDFLNNHGALEVDTPVLQPIPGGAAARPFITHHNALDIPLYLRVANELYLKRLVVGGYDFVYEFSRNFRNEGMDRTHNPEFTILEFYVAYKDYFWMMNFTEQMLEKTALAMHGTTEVKCGDATLSFKAPFRRISIHEAILEKTGVDVSVMDESQLRETCRKLGIHTEASMGKGKLVDEIFSEKCERSFIQPTFITDYPVEMSPLTKKHRSKPGLVERFELMINGKEVANAYTELNDPLDQRARFEEQMELMKRGDDEAMFIDHDFLRAMEYGMPPMSGIGFGIDRLCMLLTDSPSIQDVLLFPQMRPEKA; encoded by the coding sequence ATTACTATGGAACATTTGTCTGAGCAGGAATTGGTTCGCCGGGAGAAACTGAAAGAGATCCGGGAAATGGGAATTGATCCATATCCTCCGGAGATGTTTGAAGTGAATGCCACCGCCGGTGATATCCTGATGAATTTTGAACGAGATGCCTCCTCGTATCAGACCATTTCAATTGCAGGAAGGATCATGAGTGTTCGGGATATGGGAAAAGCGGCCTTCGCCGTCTTGCAGGATCACAGCGGCAGAATACAGATCTATATAAGAAGAGACGATATTGCCCCGGGAGAAGATAAAAGGCCATATGATATTCTCTGGAAGAAATGCACCGACATCGGTGATATTGTGGGAATCACCGGTTTTGTTTTCAAAACGAAGGTGGGAGAGATATCCGTGCATGTGACCTCCCTGAAAATGCTTTCTAAATCTCTGAAACCACTTCCCATTGTGAAAACCGATGCGGACGGGAAGGCACACGATGCCGTGGAGGATCCGGAATTCCGGTACCGTCAGCGGTACGCTGACCTGATCATCAATCCGCACGTGAAAGAAACATTCACGCGGCGTTCGGTGATGATACGCACCATCCGCGATTTTCTCAACAATCATGGAGCACTGGAAGTAGATACCCCCGTTCTGCAGCCCATACCCGGCGGAGCAGCCGCGCGGCCTTTCATTACGCACCATAATGCATTGGATATTCCTCTTTACCTGCGTGTCGCAAATGAACTGTATCTGAAGCGACTCGTGGTAGGAGGATATGATTTTGTATATGAATTCTCCCGGAATTTCAGGAACGAAGGGATGGACCGCACCCACAATCCGGAATTCACCATCCTTGAATTCTATGTCGCTTACAAGGATTATTTCTGGATGATGAATTTTACCGAACAGATGCTGGAAAAGACTGCCCTGGCCATGCATGGTACCACCGAGGTGAAGTGCGGGGATGCAACACTAAGCTTCAAAGCTCCCTTCCGCCGGATCAGTATACACGAAGCTATCCTTGAAAAAACCGGGGTGGATGTTTCAGTGATGGATGAATCGCAATTAAGGGAAACCTGCCGGAAACTGGGTATTCATACCGAGGCATCTATGGGAAAGGGTAAGCTCGTTGATGAGATTTTTTCAGAGAAGTGCGAACGCAGTTTCATTCAGCCTACGTTCATCACGGATTATCCGGTGGAAATGAGCCCCCTGACCAAAAAGCACAGAAGTAAGCCCGGCCTCGTAGAACGTTTTGAACTCATGATTAACGGAAAGGAAGTAGCGAATGCATATACCGAACTTAATGACCCGCTGGATCAGCGTGCCCGGTTCGAAGAGCAAATGGAGCTGATGAAAAGGGGCGACGATGAAGCCATGTTCATTGATCATGATTTTCTCCGTGCTATGGAATACGGCATGCCTCCCATGAGCGGAATCGGATTCGGCATCGATCGCCTCTGCATGCTCCTCACCGATTCCCCCAGCATACAAGACGTGCTGTTATTTCCTCAGATGAGACCCGAAAAAGCATGA
- a CDS encoding ATP-binding protein, which yields MVLTENQKLSINSKSENILLVEKLVEDVCDVFNVPEDYYGNILVAVTEAVNNAIYHGNKSNPVKQIDIQFRSRKDALQFTISDQGEGFDHSNLPDPTDPQNLEKPHGRGVFLMRKLAEKVEFNDNGRSVTLEFKIIAN from the coding sequence ATGGTTCTTACTGAAAATCAGAAACTTAGCATAAATTCTAAGTCTGAGAACATTCTGCTGGTAGAGAAGTTGGTTGAGGATGTATGTGATGTGTTTAATGTACCGGAAGACTACTATGGGAACATCCTGGTAGCTGTTACGGAGGCAGTGAACAATGCCATCTACCACGGGAACAAAAGCAATCCTGTAAAACAAATCGACATCCAGTTCCGGAGCAGGAAGGACGCCTTGCAGTTCACGATTTCGGATCAGGGTGAGGGATTTGATCATTCCAATCTGCCGGATCCCACCGATCCCCAGAACCTGGAGAAACCCCATGGCCGCGGTGTTTTTCTGATGCGCAAGCTGGCCGAAAAGGTTGAATTTAACGACAACGGACGCAGCGTAACCCTGGAGTTCAAGATCATTGCCAACTAA
- a CDS encoding NAD(P)H-dependent glycerol-3-phosphate dehydrogenase — protein sequence MKDIAIIGGGSWATALVKILCNNTDKIHWWVRDDDTAAHIRKYGHNPKYLSSAEFDTGKLEVSSDLKKVLNGSERVILAVPSAFLKEVLIPVGKEDLKSKVIFSAIKGIVPDQNTIVGEFLMNEYGIPAERVGVITGPCHAEEVALEKLSYLTVASLGQEHARELAAMLSCRYIKCSVSDDIYGTEYSAVLKNVIAIAAGICHGLGYGDNFLAVLITNGIQEIKRFVDAAHPIERDIKDSAYLGDLLVTAYSQFSRNRTFGNMIGKGYSVKSAQFEMNMIAEGYYGVKCVYEINKKLNVDMPVTSAVYNILYERISPRVEMKILADRMT from the coding sequence ATGAAGGATATAGCCATCATCGGCGGCGGCAGCTGGGCAACAGCGCTGGTAAAGATTCTCTGTAACAACACAGATAAGATACACTGGTGGGTGCGGGATGATGACACGGCGGCGCATATCCGAAAGTACGGGCACAACCCCAAGTATCTCAGTTCAGCGGAGTTTGATACCGGCAAACTGGAGGTAAGTTCTGATCTGAAAAAGGTTCTTAACGGTTCAGAACGAGTGATTCTTGCGGTTCCTTCAGCCTTTTTAAAGGAAGTGCTGATCCCGGTAGGTAAAGAAGACCTCAAGAGCAAGGTAATTTTTTCTGCAATCAAAGGCATTGTTCCCGATCAGAATACCATTGTGGGAGAATTTCTGATGAATGAATACGGAATACCGGCGGAAAGAGTGGGGGTGATCACTGGTCCGTGTCATGCAGAAGAAGTAGCACTTGAAAAACTTTCCTACCTGACCGTTGCTTCGCTGGGACAGGAACACGCCCGGGAACTGGCAGCTATGCTCTCCTGCCGGTATATCAAATGCTCGGTGAGTGATGATATCTACGGAACAGAGTACTCCGCGGTGCTGAAGAACGTGATTGCCATTGCAGCAGGTATCTGCCACGGGCTGGGCTACGGAGATAATTTCCTTGCGGTACTTATAACGAACGGAATACAGGAGATCAAACGCTTCGTGGATGCCGCGCATCCTATTGAAAGGGATATCAAAGACAGCGCTTACCTTGGCGACTTGCTCGTGACGGCCTATTCTCAGTTTTCACGTAACCGCACCTTCGGCAACATGATCGGGAAAGGATACAGTGTAAAGAGCGCACAGTTTGAAATGAATATGATTGCGGAAGGGTATTATGGGGTGAAGTGTGTGTATGAGATCAATAAAAAGCTGAATGTGGATATGCCGGTAACAAGCGCCGTATATAATATTCTGTATGAGCGCATCTCCCCAAGAGTAGAAATGAAGATTCTAGCAGACCGCATGACATAA
- a CDS encoding PKD domain-containing protein: MKKLLLLPVLLLFIKDPCFAQNCQASFTWSQGGPNQIIFTSTSTGTNSGTMYYWSFGDSQTSWTQNPAHTYANPGMYMVCLTIFDSMQCQSSFCDTIQVTGQQGCQANFTFSVNGNTVTFTNTSNGGSWYSWTFGDNGTSTQTSPTHVYTNSGTYMVCLIIQDSSCVDSICQYVTIGSSGWNDGPENVKGVSLYPNPSSGNSSLEILTGAPADLTIELLDITGNKIETIAGGKFSEGQHTFRISTGNIPAGIYLVKISDTKASLTKRLTVIH; the protein is encoded by the coding sequence ATGAAAAAGCTCTTACTCCTTCCGGTTCTTTTGTTATTCATAAAGGACCCCTGTTTCGCTCAGAATTGCCAGGCTTCTTTTACCTGGAGCCAGGGCGGACCAAACCAGATCATTTTTACCAGCACCTCCACCGGTACGAACTCCGGCACGATGTACTACTGGAGTTTTGGTGATTCCCAAACAAGCTGGACACAAAATCCGGCTCATACGTACGCTAACCCCGGTATGTATATGGTGTGTTTAACCATTTTTGACTCCATGCAATGCCAGAGTTCTTTCTGCGACACTATTCAGGTGACAGGGCAACAAGGCTGCCAGGCCAATTTCACCTTTTCCGTAAATGGGAACACGGTTACTTTTACAAACACCAGCAACGGAGGTTCATGGTATTCCTGGACATTTGGCGACAATGGCACCTCCACACAAACCAGCCCCACGCATGTTTACACGAACTCGGGCACCTATATGGTTTGCCTTATTATTCAAGACAGCAGTTGTGTGGACTCCATTTGCCAGTATGTTACAATAGGTTCCAGCGGCTGGAACGACGGACCTGAAAACGTGAAGGGTGTTTCTCTCTATCCGAATCCTTCCTCCGGAAACAGCAGTCTGGAAATTCTCACCGGCGCACCGGCAGATCTCACAATTGAACTGCTTGATATTACAGGCAACAAAATTGAAACCATTGCGGGCGGGAAGTTCAGCGAGGGGCAACATACGTTCCGGATTTCCACCGGTAACATTCCCGCGGGAATTTACCTGGTAAAGATTTCTGACACTAAGGCATCACTGACGAAAAGACTCACGGTTATTCACTGA
- a CDS encoding c-type cytochrome, which produces MKRIFKITGYAIVTIIFIVAGLVSYVKYALPDVGPAPELKVEISDERTARGHYLANHVMLCMDCHSTRDWNVFSGPMVAGTEGKGGEKFDQTLGFPGKYIAPNITPFSLKEWTDGEIFRAVTAGVSKDGRALFSVMPHHNYGKLDSNDILAVISYIRTLEPIQNETESPVSDFPMNFIINTIPQKPAFNTVPPSSDRINYGKYMITAAGCGDCHTKQEKGKFVGEMYAGGFEFKLPDGSVVISSNITPDPETGIGKWTSEQFVKRFKSYADSGYVHPRVNAGDFQTVMPWTMYAGMSETDLAAVFSFLQSLQPVKNEVVKFTPSK; this is translated from the coding sequence ATGAAAAGAATATTCAAGATCACCGGCTATGCCATCGTAACGATCATTTTTATTGTCGCAGGATTGGTTTCTTATGTGAAATATGCATTGCCGGATGTGGGCCCTGCGCCTGAACTGAAAGTGGAGATATCAGATGAAAGAACAGCCCGGGGGCATTATCTGGCAAATCATGTGATGCTGTGTATGGACTGTCATTCTACTCGCGACTGGAATGTTTTTTCCGGCCCGATGGTTGCGGGAACAGAAGGAAAGGGAGGAGAGAAATTTGACCAGACACTTGGCTTCCCGGGAAAATATATTGCCCCGAATATTACACCATTCAGTTTAAAAGAATGGACAGACGGAGAAATATTCAGGGCGGTTACCGCCGGTGTTTCCAAAGACGGCCGTGCACTGTTTTCCGTTATGCCGCACCATAATTACGGAAAACTGGATTCGAATGATATTCTGGCGGTTATATCCTATATACGTACCCTGGAACCCATTCAGAACGAAACCGAAAGCCCGGTCTCCGATTTCCCTATGAATTTCATCATTAATACCATTCCCCAAAAACCGGCTTTCAACACTGTTCCTCCTTCTTCCGATAGAATTAATTACGGAAAGTATATGATCACCGCAGCCGGGTGCGGCGATTGTCATACGAAGCAGGAAAAGGGAAAATTTGTAGGAGAGATGTATGCCGGAGGATTCGAATTTAAACTGCCGGATGGCTCTGTCGTTATTTCATCGAATATTACGCCCGATCCCGAAACGGGGATCGGAAAATGGACGAGCGAGCAATTTGTTAAGCGATTCAAGTCCTATGCCGACAGTGGGTACGTGCATCCCAGGGTGAACGCGGGAGATTTCCAGACGGTAATGCCCTGGACTATGTATGCAGGCATGAGCGAAACGGACCTGGCAGCAGTGTTTTCTTTTCTCCAAAGCCTGCAACCGGTAAAAAATGAGGTGGTGAAATTTACACCTTCAAAATAG
- a CDS encoding bifunctional phosphoglucose/phosphomannose isomerase — protein sequence MALSMEQLIADFPAQLETASGIGPSFGPLPEKAALHSVLICGLGGSGIGGSIISELVCSTSPWPVNISKDYDLPAFAGKNTLVIISSYSGNTEETLACMEEALKRKCSIICITSGGKVMDAARTHSLPAYILPGGMPPRSCLGYSLTQLVKIFAHYGLTGNTWNKEIHATLTSLKKNQVAIRSKAKEIAVKLNGKYPVIYSTSHWEGICIRFRQQLNENAKILCSHHVLPEMNHNELVGWRTKDEHLAVITFRDRNEYTRNDLRWKLLLEVVQQYTPNITEIYAEGNSRLEKALYLIHLGDWISVELAALRGVDAIEVKVIDHLKSELGKH from the coding sequence ATGGCATTATCCATGGAACAACTGATTGCGGACTTTCCTGCACAGCTGGAAACAGCCTCAGGGATCGGGCCGTCGTTTGGACCCCTTCCGGAAAAAGCGGCGTTGCATTCAGTACTTATTTGCGGATTAGGCGGTTCCGGGATTGGCGGAAGTATTATTTCCGAGCTGGTCTGTTCCACCTCTCCCTGGCCGGTGAATATTTCCAAGGACTATGATCTGCCAGCATTTGCAGGTAAGAACACGCTTGTTATTATTTCCTCGTATTCCGGCAATACCGAAGAAACCCTGGCCTGTATGGAAGAGGCTCTGAAACGTAAATGCAGCATCATCTGCATTACTTCCGGAGGAAAAGTAATGGATGCAGCACGCACGCATTCCCTTCCGGCCTATATTCTTCCGGGCGGAATGCCCCCGCGTTCCTGCCTGGGATATTCTTTAACCCAGCTGGTGAAGATCTTTGCACATTATGGTCTTACCGGCAATACATGGAATAAAGAGATTCATGCTACCCTTACATCCCTGAAAAAAAATCAGGTCGCCATCCGGAGCAAAGCCAAAGAAATTGCCGTGAAGCTGAACGGAAAATATCCTGTTATTTATTCAACATCGCACTGGGAAGGCATCTGCATACGGTTTCGCCAGCAACTGAACGAAAATGCCAAGATTCTTTGCTCTCACCATGTACTTCCAGAGATGAATCATAACGAACTGGTGGGATGGAGAACAAAAGATGAGCACCTGGCCGTGATCACCTTCCGCGACCGCAACGAATATACGCGCAATGATCTGCGATGGAAACTACTTCTGGAAGTAGTGCAGCAATACACCCCGAACATTACTGAAATTTACGCCGAAGGAAATTCCCGTCTTGAAAAAGCCCTGTATCTGATCCACCTGGGAGACTGGATCTCCGTGGAACTCGCTGCCCTGCGCGGCGTAGATGCCATTGAAGTAAAGGTGATTGATCACCTCAAATCAGAACTGGGGAAACACTAA
- the ybeY gene encoding rRNA maturation RNase YbeY has translation MPIHFFCEDVRFKLPGAPGIKKRLLALVKKHRRKTGEVNYIFCSDEYLFELNKAYLNHNTYTDIITFEYSTDQEILSDIYISVDRVKDNARKFNVPFGTEMQRVIVHGMLHLLGYKDKKPSEIKRIRKAEEEWLRRRK, from the coding sequence ATGCCTATTCATTTCTTTTGCGAAGATGTACGTTTCAAACTGCCCGGTGCACCCGGTATAAAGAAACGGCTGCTCGCCCTGGTGAAGAAGCACCGGCGTAAAACGGGAGAAGTGAATTATATTTTTTGTTCGGATGAGTACTTATTTGAATTGAACAAAGCCTACCTGAACCATAACACGTACACGGACATCATCACCTTTGAGTACAGCACAGACCAGGAAATTCTATCCGATATTTATATTTCCGTGGACCGGGTAAAGGATAATGCCCGGAAATTTAACGTTCCCTTTGGTACGGAAATGCAGCGCGTGATTGTACACGGAATGTTGCATTTGCTGGGGTATAAAGACAAAAAACCTTCCGAAATTAAAAGAATCCGTAAAGCGGAGGAAGAGTGGTTGCGAAGAAGGAAATAG